Genomic segment of Xenopus laevis strain J_2021 chromosome 4S, Xenopus_laevis_v10.1, whole genome shotgun sequence:
GTGCTGCCCGTGGGTGCCAAGGGGGAGCCCAGTGCTGCTCCGGGGCAACATGGGCATCTCCTTCAGCACATTTTTCACGTTATTTGACTTTTCTGTTATACACGTGGAACTACACATGATGGACTGCAGAACTGTTTATGCCAACGGAGTATATAAACAATATCGGTAGGTTACTGAGTTTATACTGAGCGACGGAGCAGCGAATTTGGGAGCAGTGGAGGGGGAGGAATACGCTTATTTTGGGGGTCTTCATCGGCTCCTCCAATGTTACCCTAGCACCTTGACCACTGTTTAATACTTCTATGGGCAATCGGGGCTGATATTTCTAGATCTGGCTTTGAGAGGTGCAGTTTCTCCTAAGTGCGACTTGATTTCGTTACCTTTGTTGTGTGACAGTTGCTGCTCTGTTACAGAAGCCCCCCCTTTGAGCGGTGATTTGTCCCCTTTCCTAAACAAGCTCCAGGGGTAGCAGCCTGCCCAGCAAGTCCCATTATGATATTAAAAGGGGGACATCTCCCAAGCCATTCACCAACAAACAATGAGCTCAAACGAGCTTTGAACTCAATCCCCAGAGgtgaatattataaatatatatatatatatatatatatatatatatatatatatatatatatatatatatatatatatatatatatatacgtttgcTTCTAAATGCTACTTGCAAGGGGTGAGTTAGAGAGACAGCAGAAGGAAACACCTTTTGACtgtttgagataacttttagctTTTCCATTGCTTTATCTCTTTCCTCTTTGTGACCTCTCTGAATGccctccctccccccaaaaaaatggccAAAACTGGAATAGGTACCAATGCTGCTTGTGGCAAACTTATTTGGTGAAAAGTAGATCCATAGATTTCATGATCTCGCAGCTAAAAGATTAACCCACTGCCAGCTAAGCTTGGTTACTCATTAAACCAGTTATCCGCCAAACCGCTTTTAAGAACTTTCAGtctttaaaatattctttatatattttaatataacatGATTTTTCTTTAGGAATGCAAATTCCTCCCATCCCAAGATGTATCTGGTTTTATCAGACCGCACCAAAATCTTTTGATGCCAAATACTATCCTTATTGAGTGTATTAATCCGATCTCTTTAAACTCCTTACACTGTAGCGTCCACAAATGAGTTTATAGAATTTAAAATACATGtgcatatatattataggaaTAGATGTGTATTAGGCACACATTCGGCCCAAGGAATCTGTACTTCTTTTAAAGTAGTTATATGCATTTCTAATATAAAGTATTATTAAGTGGAATGTGTGGTGTTTTTCTGGAGCAAACCCTTTTGTATCCTGTTTCCTTACCACTTTTATTGGTAAGGGGAAAAACTACATCAAAGCCATCTCTTTCTATCTAAGATCTTGCCTTTTGCTACATAATTGCTGTGTTTTGTATAGATAAATTataggctgtaaaaaaaaaaaggacgggGGGTGGCGAATCGTAAtctgctgtgattttttttccttttattttttttaacggATTTTAAATGGACATAACTAAATTATGacttttttccataaatatatcACGGGCAAGATATTATTGTTAAAACGTCAACTGTTCCAGGCTGGGTAAATGATTAGAAGGGCTGAAAAGATCACCAAGCATTTAGTCACCAGGTCTTGAGCAAGCTGCCTGCAGGACATGGTTTGTAATAGTTTTACAGGATAATCctcttgtaataataatattactatgCCGGTAATACACGGCGCAGTAAATTTGGGAACGTTACATTTTTCATTCATTGCCCTATGCAATTGCGCAGCCTGACTTATATTTAAATAACGGTCCAAACATTTTAGATTTGTTTGTCAGGGTCTCAACAACTCTTCCgatttttaatttgtaaatattCACCCACTGTATGTGTGTGACGAAAACGATCCCCTTTACAATTGAATGATAATTTACTTTTTCATCAACGGATGCGCAACAAGTTTTCTGCGCTGGCTGATGTTTTCTTATCATGGAATATAATAATCAGCTGCTCCTCtgcttaaaaataaacataaattctaCTACTTCTTCATCTGACAAAAAAAATCCCTTCTCACACCTATTTCCCCAAATGTTAATCTATTTTGTGTCTAGTTGTtggatgtatttattttttgcaaggaccagaGCCACttcatgctaaaaaaaaatttgtattcctGCAGCTGGAACAAGGACTTacgtttatgtttttattttatttttagtagtatCAGTTGCTAATTTGGAGTGTTCTGTTTGTTATTGGTGCAATAATTGATCTAAAATGGTTGGCATTTGTCTTGTTTCACAAGGGAGCATCCTTTCATTTCTAGGAAACTTCAGTTTTGTTGCTGCCGGGCACTTTTGTATGTGttgctctctctcacactctttATCTGTGGGTCTGTTTAGATCCATCCATCCCAATACTCATCCATCCATCCACAGATATACATCCCAAATTAGGAAGGAAAGCAACTCTTTATGCTCATTTGATGCCTGGAGATGTGCATCAATCTAAGTGTTCTGCTTTCTTAACCCTTGTTGGCCTCATCTCTTGAAAAGGTGACAAAGTTCAGACTCCCAATATGTTTTTTGATTCTCTCTCTCTGACCCCAGATCCAGTTCTCCTGATCTTTCTTAGCAGGGAGTTAACAGACTAACAACACCTTATCAGCACCACTTCTCCACTAACCCCATTCCCCCTTCCTGCAGGATTGACAAGTACTTCCCATAGACCAGTGCTCTCCAAAACAACTGGGATTTAGTTTCTTGTCTCAATGCCAATATTTATGTAGCCAAAGTGTAGATGTTGCCTCAAGGAGTCTTTCTTTTTAGCGTGACAGTGAAGTTTTCCTGTACTTTTGTTCCCTTCAAAGCTCTGTATCTGGATCCCCACCTAGTGTTCGCTAATATAACATGACaattatattttccattttaagaTTGTagaccttccaacacttttttcagttcagttgttttcagatagttaaccagaaacaatttttttttcaaccccctTATATttatgaccatttttctaatattgaagtttaaagtttcatttttcaattacttatgtctgtctaaagcagctggggggtGGGTCACCGTCTGTCTAAACTGTTCTaagtgatacatttcttatatttggcccTACAGAGCAGAATCCAACCATGAGTTTCATTCAAGACAACTGTTACAATGGTTGCAAATATTCCACAGGAGATGctgatgtagcaaattgtaacagttcagaatctaaaAGCAACTtgacagaaaaaaagtgtttggaaggtgaacaacctctttcatACCATTTAAATTCTTGACTTATTACAGcacctttttttttgcatttattcccCTCAGTatcttatttacagtatttcaatTACTGCAATTGCCTAtagtttttaagcattttattacttatcagaATGGtccttttattacttttttgaaTTATATTTCTCTCAGGAATTTTACTGTGAATAGATTTGCATTATGTTTGGCAGTGGGCTTCATAATTCATATCAACTTACAGAGTCTTGAAAACACATTACAGTTTTAtggtttaaaattatttgtatataagtAAATGGATTAGAAAAACCTATACACAAACTCTTCTATCAGATATGTTAGTCATTAGGGGAAATATTAACTGATCTCTGGGCACTGTATATAGTTTTGGTGAATATCAGTATTTCAGCATGAATAGCATTTTGCTTCTTTGTTTGCAAACACACCGTCATCTATTTCTAATTTTAGGTACACTGGATTTGCTACAGTTAAGGATCAGCAGAGAATCCGAAGAAATGAAATCTGAACCAGAAGAAATAAAACTAAAGTTTAATCATGAaagtatgtattttatattgCCATTTTGTTTCCTTTACAGTTGTGCTGCACTTAGCTACACTGTCTAAAAATATTCTGCTTGTAtaaatttctttctgttttttctttttttgttaataagaaaaataacccagtattttaattgtttttttttttttaaatgtagcatTTTAAGGTGTctggaaatgtgttttatttttaactatatAAATCCAGGAGAACTCTGCtggttttctccaaaaaaaaaagtgctctaTTTTGGCAATCGTGCCTGGTTTATTGGAGCGGAGGCTTTGGCCCGCTCTGTGAGCTGTTTAGCTCTGAATCTGCTATTATTTGCCTAAGCACAGCTGACCAagcaaaactgttttttaaagtGGCATTATGTTTTGATAAATGTGATCTGGTTGAAAAGTATTTTCCACTGAATATAGAGCTTAAAAAACATGCTGACATAATAGTTTTAATGCATTTCGTTCAAATTGTGTGCACAAACAGAATGGCTTTTTGTTCCTTCATAATTGGCTGTAAAAGTGGATGGGGACATAACCATTACATATGGAAATGTGCAACCAGCATTTCCCTTGAATATATTAGAAACGGAATTTCTATGGGTGAAAAGCAAGCCTCTAAAAGGCATATACATTCCCTGTTCCTTCACAAAACCTGCATCCTCTATTTTACTTTTCAATAACCTGCCTGGGATGTTCTTTAcaatgttatttaaaaagaagTTTTTCGTgccaatttccccccccccccccccgtttttcCCCTCACAGTTAGGATGGCAGGACCAAAGAGTACAAGCActcatgtgtttgtgtgtgtgttacatattatacattaatACAAGTATTTGttaatatagcaccaacatatttcacagcactttaTAGCAAAATCATTCACACTGATCCCGGTCTCTTTGAAGcttaaaattaaatttcagtATAAAAGGCACAATAGGGTTTCATTTATCTGTTTataaatctatcatctatctagacAAACACTTTCTTTTCTCTACTCACTCACATTGAAACATACAAAATTTGGTGTGTGTTTCTGAAAAAAGTAGACTAATAGGAATATTATGCAAGCAGATGTATATATACTAGCTGTTGTAATCTAAAATTATGTTGGTGCAATATTCCTGATGATTTGAGTTTAAAATGTGCTTGGAAACTGTGTGCAAAATACAGCAATACAAGAAATTTAGGAAGGTCAGTGGaagcttgaaaaataattttagtgGAATATGGATTGTGGAGTCACGGAAActcccattatatatttttttaaatgcagtaaAACACACAGGGTGGTAATCTCTGAATTAAACAGGGGGTTTTCACAGCCTTGTAAAATAACCACTCTCCATTTTACAAAACAGCAGTTTCTGTCTTCATGCTAGGTAAACAGTAGGAAACCATCCTGTTTTTCAATAGGATCAGTTTGAGTTTTCATTTACAAATGGATCTGGGTGTGATAAGAAATGTGAGCAAATAATGAGAATAGAGGACTGCAAGCAACAATTGCGCTTTTGCTTTAAACCATTCATATACAAATCTCTGATATGCATACAGTGGTGCAGGGTgtgttatgtttatatatttccCCTTTGATTTTCTAGAGTCTCTGCAACTTTCAATATGCTCCATAGAATTAAGTAGGATGATGCTACTGTAAAGCAGGATCCAGATTTTAGCTACTTTTTTTATAAGAATTCTTGTAAActattttcctttaattgtgcTAGTTGCTTGTTAAACTTTGTACATTGTGtacaaaaatagttttattttatatttatttcaaaccTTTTTATGTAGTTTGATCAGTTTAAATTAGTTTAATCAGTTTACTTTCCTTTCGTTGTGTCAGAATACGTTGATGGGGGTCTAAATGATTCCCAAGTATATCAGAGGCCACTGAAAACGAgtgcttcaactagacaataagCAGCATGAAATATTGGAAATCaatattttctatggaatttCATTATTGCCAAATGTCTGCGGTTcatagtattttatattttgatggATTATGACATGGAAATGATTATATAAAACACCAGCACTGATGGCTTTCTCACTAGTTATTTtagattaaattattattatttttaaagttgtACATTAATTGTTCTGATGTTCTATCTATTTTTGTGTACTGTTTGTCTGTTTTTAACTTCGGTTccattttaatatgaataacaGCAGTTCCAGAAAGAAAGACATAaataagtttttttattaaaagaaaaaaaaaatatatatatatataattctgaatTTCTCCCCTTTTTAGGAAACACAGAGAGGGGTCAAATCCATCGGACGCCCAAGAACAAGGAGGCGCATGTCTGTAGCAGATGTTGTGCAGAGTTCTTTGAACTATCAGATTTGTTGCAACACAAGAAGAACTGCACTAAAAATCAATTGGTTCTAATTGTGAATGAAAATCCACCACCTCCCGCTGAAGCCAGCTCTCCTAGTCCTCCCTCGGATAATCCTGATGAGCACATGAATGACACAATTAATAACTCAGATCAAGCAGACTGCAGTGACCTTTCAAAGCATGGTGAGCACGGCAAGCCTGACAATGAAGAATCAGTGGAGGTGGAGATTTCGGAAACTAACAATAGCAGCAGTGGTTCTAACAAAGTGGACAATGGTGATTCAAGCAGTAATAATCCCACATTGGGTACCTCAGCTATCACAACTTCGCTACCTCAAGTAAGGGATCTGACAGCCTTGGGCAACTTCTCTATGATTAACAGCAATGTCATCATTGAGAACCTTCAGAGCACTAGAGTGGCAGTGGCACAATTCTCCCAAGAAGCCAAAACTAAGGGGGCAGCAAACAATAAACTGGCAGTGCCTGCATTCATGGAGCAGCTCTTGGCTTTACAGCAACAGCAGATACACCAGTTGCATCTAATTGAACAAATCCGTCACCAAATATTACTGTTGGCATCACAGAGTGCAGAGATGCCCACTTCATCTAGTGACCCTCAAGGGGCTTTAAGGGTATCTGCCACTCCATTGACTACTCTGAGTTCCCATTTGTCCCAGCAGCTAGCTGCAGCAGCTGGCTTAGCACAAAGTCTTGCTAGCCAGTCAGCGAGCATCGGTGGTATGAAGCAACTACCCACCATACAGCTACCTCAGAGCAACTCTGTTAACACAGTTCCATCCATCTGTAGTTCCTCTCCAAATATGAATGCATTGGCAGCAACAGTTAATCCACCTTCCTCAGAGAGAGTACCATCAAGCACTGGTGGCTCACAGGTCAATAATCAACCAGCACCTGTAACATCATCACCACCTTTTGCAATAAGTAGTTTATTAAGCCCTGCATCCAACCCACTACTACCTCAACCTTCCCCTAATGCCACACCTTTCCCCAGTGCATTGCCCAGCATAGGAACAACAGCAGAGGATTTAAACTCACTGAGGAAAAGTAAGCCACCCAGTGTGACTGCTTTTGAAACCAAGAGTACATCTGATGAGGCATTCTTCAAACACAAGTGTAGATTTTGTGCTAAGGTTTTTGGCAGTGACAGTGCCTTGCAGATCCATCTACGTTCTCACACTGGCGAGAGACCATTTAAATGCAACATATGTGGAAACAGGTTTTCCACCAAAGGGAATCTTAAAGTCCATTTTCAGCGTCACAAAGAGAAATATCCCCATATTCAGATGAATCCATATCCAGTGCCAGAACATTTAGATAATATTTCTACAAGCACCGGTATACCATATGGGATGTCTATCCCACCAGAAAAGCCTGTAACTAACTGGCTGGACAGTAAACCAATTTTAACTACCCTCACAACATCAGTGGGTATGCCTCTCCCACCAACAATTCCCACCTTGACTCCATTTATAAAAACTGAAGAGCCCCAGCCTATATCTATTAGCCATCCCACTGCCAGCCCACCTGACTCAGTAAAAAGTGAGACAGCTTCAGagctacttttaaaaaaaactattgatttTCCAGATGAGGCTGAGGCTGCCATGCCACCCATTCTAGACAAAGAGGAACATCAGTCTCAAAATTCAGATTCCCTGCAAAATCTTAAtacttctgcctgctctcccacAACTGACTCTGGCATATCAGTCATGTTCCCAAATCTGCTTTTACCTCTAATGTCAGAGCAATTTAAAGCAAAATTTCCATTTGGAGGAATTTTGGATGTGACACCTGCTTCAGAGACTTCAAAACTTCAACAGCTTGTAGAGAAtattgacaaaaagtcaagtgatccAAATGAGTGTGTTATTTGTCACAGAGTCCTGAGTTGCCATAGTGCTCTAAAAATGCATTATAGGATACATACTGGAGAACGaccatttaaatgcaaaatttgTGGTCGTGCTTTTACAACTAAAGGTAACTTAAAGACTCATTATAGTGTCCATCGTGCCATGCCACCTCTTAGAGTACAGCATTCATGCCCAATTTGTCAAAAGAAATTTACAAATGCTGTTGTACTCCAACAGCATATTAGGATGCATATGGGAGGGCACATTCCTAATACTCCTGTTGCTGAAAGCTACCCTGATTCCATGGAATCAGATACTGGGTCCTTTGATGAGAAGACTATTGATGATCTAGACAATTTCTCAGATGAAAACATGGAAGATTGTCCAGACAGCAGTGTCCCAGACACCCCTAAATCTATTGATGCATCTCAAGACAGCCTATCTTCTTCCCCACTACCGCCTGCAGTTTCAAGTATCACTGCTTTAGAGAATCAAATGAAATTGATCAATGCTGGACTTGCTGAACAGCTCCAAGCCAGTCTAAAGTCAGCTGAAAATGGGTCTATTGAGGGTGATGGTATGACCAATGACTCCTCATCTCTTGGTGGTGACATGGAAATCCAGAGTGCTGGAAGCCCTGCTGCCTCTGAATTTTCTTACTCCATGCATGCTTTGTCTCCTTTCAATAGCACAAATGACGATCTGAAATCACCCAACACAGATGAGAAACTTCAACGACCTGTATCTCTTGACACAACAAATGGACTGTCCCCTACACCAGCTAATGGAGGGGCTTTGGACTTGACATCTAGTAACACAGATAAAGTGATCAAGGAAGAACCTTTAGGTGTGCTATTTCCATTCCGAGATCGgagtaaatataaaaacaatatatgtgatatttgtggcaaaaccttTGCATGTCAGAGTGCCTTGGACATTCATTATAGAAGCCATACCAAAGAGAGACCATTTATTTGCACAGCCTGCAATCGTGGCTTTTCAACAAAGGGCAATTTGAAACAGCATATGCTCACTCACCAGATGAGGGATCTACCATCACAACTCTTTGAACCCAGTTCCAGTATGACACCAAACTCAATACTTCCCTCAACGCCTACTAACCTACTGGCAACTATAATAAAGACTGAGTTTAATGGTTTCATGCATGGCTCTTCTCAGGACATTAAAGAACAGCCTACAAATATAGTTTCACCAGGATCTCTGCCATCTTCTGCCACATCACCCATTCTGCTTCCTGCTTTGGCCAGAAGGACTCCTAAACAGCATTACTGCAATGCATGTGGGAAATCATTCTCTTCTTCCAGTGCTTTACAAATCCACGAGCGGACTCACACTGGTGAAAAACCCTTTGGCTGCACTATATGTGGAAGAGCATTTACTACAAAAGGCAATCTTAAGGTAAGAAACTTGGTTCAcattttcattgatttacacatgAGATGGAATTTGTTTACAGCACTACCCAGTATGATAATCCatgtgtagtttaaaaaaaatgcagattatcTGTGGGTACTGCCTTTCGTTTATTTCCCAGTCGTTAACAGTATGCAGGCACTGCAATTCCACTTAAAGGCTTATAAGGCCACAATGACTAATTACTTAAAAGGTTTCCTACATTTGGTTGTTCTCCAAGATTCAGCTGTTACATGTGACAATGTGAAATGCAAGCTCATAGGCCAACAATCCAAATAAGACTTTTGCATCTGTCGTGACACAGAGTTCATGCTTTGCACTCATTTCTGTTCTTTGCTAAGGAGTCTTTGGATTTCCCTTCTGTAATATTGTTCTCTATAGAATATTGAACCTGATATTATGGCATCATCAGCAAGTGTCTTCTTAAATGGGGGGAAACTATGCCCTTAGTTATGAATTTTTGTTACTTCAACATTATAATGCATTTTCAAGAAAATACTGGACATTAATCAGATATTAATGAAGCAATCATAAACTGAGCACCAGGAGTCTTGTGCCATTgcactgcactagtgatgtgtgtgtGACAGGGCAGGAATATTAGCAAGAAAGCATTGACATTATTAGAGTAGCAATGTAAGTTTGGCTTTCAGTTTAAGcttgttctatttattttatataatattaaccCTAAATGCATAGCTATCCCCATGGTTAAAAATTGGCTGGGCCAGTAAAGCATGGCTGATGCTAGTATAACAGATCGATCACTTTGTGAGCAGGAAGATAATCTCTGCTGCCGACTTCTGGGACGTAGGTCCTACGAGAACAAGGAGCACTCCAGTGGGACATATGCAGTCTTATTCATAAGGTGAAATCATGGCAAAGTTGCAAGCATTTCATTTCTGCCTGGATTCTGAAACAGTCCAgtgctgtaaatatatatatgttctacATTCTATAGAGTTTtgtttctatgtatttatttcaaaGTTTTGGGAAGGCCTTTGCAACAGAATAATTTTAGGAGACTTGGTCATAGAATTTAAAGTAAACTCTAACAATAGAAGATAACAGTAGAAGATCTTCTTCTGGAAAAAGGTTATATCTATTGTGCTGCTCTATTCTATTTAATATTCTATTAAAAGCTGTTTGTGTACCCAttccataaataaatgaatgcagcCAAATTAGAGAATTTAGTATGCACTATTACTGAACTACAAAACCATCAGAGAGCTGCTGGTATGAGATCTGTCCACTGAGTTGTTTTCTAATGGAGACCCAGATTATTGCAGTACCTAAAATAAAGCCAAGTGGAATGtatgttttcttaaatataaaGTTGTATAGTTAGTGTCCCTGTGCAAGATTCTTTCATACATCTGCCCACTATGTCTCTTTCTGATTTTGCAACGGGCGTCTATAGCAGATGGCACCAGTCTCAATTCAGTATATACTTCATGGCAATTGGCAAAATTTTCTGACACCCAGCAAATAAAGCCCTCTCTGGTGACTGTACAGCTCCACCCACATTGTTTTGCAATAGAAACAATACAATAGAAAAAGAGATTTGCATTTCCAAATTAAAGCCTATATCTATAGGGAGTTACAGACTTCATTGGCAAATACTCATCCAATATACTTACTCATGAACTCCATAGGGAAATCCATTctgttagttttcctttaaaaaatgacttGCCTACACAACACAATTAGTGGACTTACATAGGATGTCTTTGATACGTTATGAAAGGTAAATACAGCCTTTAGGCTAATAACATGTGCAACTTTTGCCGCCTGATGTGTTACTATTGGCAGTTTCCTGAGCCGGTGAGGATCAAGTGATTGCTATTGCTATACTTGCAGGGCTTCAGGCAGTCTGGCAGGTGGGGGCTGCAGTTGACACACAAGTTTCTGGCTTGTTACTGCGCTGACATACTGGTGGAGGGGTCATCGGCTATGAGCCAACAGCAAAACCATTACCTGATGATCTGCCTTCTGGGTCCAGCCGTAGTCCTTCCAGCTCGGAGCTCAGCCAGCTCCGAATTTGCAGCAATTAGCAAGTGCCCTGGATGCTGTTGGTCACATTTTAGACATAAGTGTTGCTCTAAGTTTCTGTCTAAAAATGGACAGTACCATCCTTgcacttaaaaatatattgcaattaaaACTCAACATGGAATACCAGAGCCTGTATGAAACTATATGCTTTGCAGCCCTGCGCCTTTATATAATCATGCACCTCCACACCCAACTGCATGCATGCATGCAGATTAGTGGTTCTAAGTTTGTACAGATGGTATACAGAGGGAGCTTATACAATTTTAGGTGGGCTATCTATCACTTTCCTTGCCTTTAATTTTGATTGTGGTTTTCCTACATTCTTCATCAGGGATGCTTGTCTGAAAGTAAAAAAGGCCTCTCAGGAATACATTGATGGGggaatgctttttataattttttttttatcatttcttttCTGTTTAGTTCTCTAACAGATTATTTTGTCATGCTGCTTTTGCCTTCAGAAGCATCCATCATAACCTTCAACAGGTAGCACTAGTCGATGAATGTAAAGTAATAGCTTGTTTCTTCCCTTTGGAAAAGGGATGTTGAAAGTGGGCAGTAAACTGTTTTTAGCAAGTTCAATAAAAGGGCTTTGGTGGTTTTTAGAGAATTGGTAGGAATATGAGATAAATAATGCATGTAAATGTATTGCCCTAAGTTgctcttttattaaataaattacactgtttatcagacccatttttgttttaaaacgtGAGCCTTATATTAGGTGTAAGAAGTTGTGACAAAGTAATGAAAGTTGTCGAATGTGTGATTGTTTAATGCCATTAACTGCATTTCCGCTTAACTGTTAATGAATCATGTAAGTGTTGCACGCTTTCTTGACTCTACTGCTTCTATGCATTCAAGCCCCGTCATTGTGTAATAGAGAATCACTTGTTATATTAGCCATGAAAGATTTAACCTTGAGGCCATTTTGCAGTTAAATTGGCTATGGTAGGCTTATTCATACAGTGAACTGCTAGCCCATAGAGTCAGACAGAATCTAAGTTTGGCAACTAAAGTTCCAGGGACTAAAGGGGCCAGTAATaccaaaaatataatttcccctgcatttttaaaatttctttgtgtttttaataGACTCCAAACtagttaatataaataaactaCAAAATAGCCATTGGCGCAACATTTCCAGGTCCAGAAAGGTTGTTGGGTCCACTTTGCATGAAAGATTTGCTCAATTGCCACAAGACGCTGGTAGATATTGTAATAGGAAGCAAACTGAGTTCCAAGTCCAACAGAGCTGTCTCTCCTGTCTTGTAAAGCCTTTACAGAAGCCAATTGGTCACAATATCAGGGCTGAATATTGAgagctgtgttttgttttttaaattactttttattattgcctCTTATATAGAGTGAAGGcacatgtgtttttattttatgttggtCTTGATTTTTTAGGTGACCATATTTCCAtcatgaaatatacatttttactgaCTAGTAATTCTTTGGCATTACTTATCATGATTTGGTACAAAAAGTCTCTGGTAGAATCCCACCCTGCTCACTGCTTTTGGCTTGATTCTGATTTCTAGTTGTGCTGCATATAAGACTTGCTTTGGTCACTAATCTCTGCCTTATGCTGACTTCTGCAATGACAACAGGTTTCTTAGTAGCGAGCACATTTTGTAGGAGGCCATTACTTGGGACTGTTTAGGACATCTGGAGTCAAGGCCTGTAACATTTTTGACCTGTGCAAAATGGGAACGGAAtgtgatacaattattttttttgcatgctaGATTTTTGTTCCCTAATAAATTCTTTGGAAGTTGGTGCCCTGGCCAATGTATACTAATATATTCCAACTGCATCATAGTAgcaaaaaaagttatttagtGGATTTATCACGAATAGATATTAAATAGCGTAGAgtactttaa
This window contains:
- the LOC108715370 gene encoding sal-like protein 1 isoform X2, with protein sequence MPTEYINNIEQNPTMSFIQDNCYNGCKYSTGDADVANCNSSESKSNLTEKKCLEGTLDLLQLRISRESEEMKSEPEEIKLKFNHERNTERGQIHRTPKNKEAHVCSRCCAEFFELSDLLQHKKNCTKNQLVLIVNENPPPPAEASSPSPPSDNPDEHMNDTINNSDQADCSDLSKHGEHGKPDNEESVEVEISETNNSSSGSNKVDNGDSSSNNPTLGTSAITTSLPQVRDLTALGNFSMINSNVIIENLQSTRVAVAQFSQEAKTKGAANNKLAVPAFMEQLLALQQQQIHQLHLIEQIRHQILLLASQSAEMPTSSSDPQGALRVSATPLTTLSSHLSQQLAAAAGLAQSLASQSASIGGMKQLPTIQLPQSNSVNTVPSICSSSPNMNALAATVNPPSSERVPSSTGGSQVNNQPAPVTSSPPFAISSLLSPASNPLLPQPSPNATPFPSALPSIGTTAEDLNSLRKSKPPSVTAFETKSTSDEAFFKHKCRFCAKVFGSDSALQIHLRSHTGERPFKCNICGNRFSTKGNLKVHFQRHKEKYPHIQMNPYPVPEHLDNISTSTGIPYGMSIPPEKPVTNWLDSKPILTTLTTSVGMPLPPTIPTLTPFIKTEEPQPISISHPTASPPDSVKSETASELLLKKTIDFPDEAEAAMPPILDKEEHQSQNSDSLQNLNTSACSPTTDSGISVMFPNLLLPLMSEQFKAKFPFGGILDVTPASETSKLQQLVENIDKKSSDPNECVICHRVLSCHSALKMHYRIHTGERPFKCKICGRAFTTKGNLKTHYSVHRAMPPLRVQHSCPICQKKFTNAVVLQQHIRMHMGGHIPNTPVAESYPDSMESDTGSFDEKTIDDLDNFSDENMEDCPDSSVPDTPKSIDASQDSLSSSPLPPAVSSITALENQMKLINAGLAEQLQASLKSAENGSIEGDGMTNDSSSLGGDMEIQSAGSPAASEFSYSMHALSPFNSTNDDLKSPNTDEKLQRPVSLDTTNGLSPTPANGGALDLTSSNTDKVIKEEPLGVLFPFRDRSKYKNNICDICGKTFACQSALDIHYRSHTKERPFICTACNRGFSTKGNLKQHMLTHQMRDLPSQLFEPSSSMTPNSILPSTPTNLLATIIKTEFNGFMHGSSQDIKEQPTNIVSPGSLPSSATSPILLPALARRTPKQHYCNACGKSFSSSSALQIHERTHTGEKPFGCTICGRAFTTKGNLKVHMGTHMWNSTPARRGRRLSVDGPMAFLGGNPVKFPEMFPKDLATRAGNVDPSSFWNQYAAALSNGLAMKTNEISVIQNGGITPMAGSLGNGGSSPISGLTGSLEKLQNSEPNAPLAGLEKLASSENGTSFRFMRFVEDSKEIATN